From the genome of Cedecea lapagei, one region includes:
- a CDS encoding pyridoxamine 5'-phosphate oxidase family protein, with protein sequence MTKQPSWHEGEIFLQDKVGVTERMAEVGQRVIRDYMPEQHRDFYAHLPFIVAGSVSPSGEAWATLLEGEPGFITSPTPTTLTIAARLADGDPATEGMSHRACIGLLGIELHTRRRNRMNGTLLQTSDGFEVEVEQSFGNCPRYIQLREFTFAHEPGGHTSGSVETLSEADEEARSLIQTADAFFVASWTERDGKRQADVSHRGGKPGFIRMSDDGTLTIPDFNGNLFFATLGNLLLNGQAGLLFVDFNSGDMLQMSGEAAVILDSAEIAAFQGAERLWTFKARRIVRRRNALALRWRFEDKGASPHSLMTGSWQEAASRIKAAELATRWRPFQVVKIADESRSIRSFYLQPGDGAGMLPHLAGQHLPVCVKILNAERPVIRTYTISSAPSDGFYRISVKRDGSVSRHLHNDVSVGDIIDVLAPAGNFTLNAHEQRPAVLLAGGVGITPMIAMLRHIVYEGLRKQRIRQTFLFQSARQAEDLSFTGELNELVTAAKGAVQVIRVLSQPDGAQHAVEYDVHGRIDMPLLTSRLPFNDYDFYLCGPAAFTQSLYEGLRKYNVSDNRIHAEAFGPSSLVRSTEHAALKPDAPPPSTSPVPVAFMHSLKEARWMPDSGSLLELAEARGLSPEFSCREGHCGSCRTKLLKGSVTYLKTPSASRGQDEVLICCAVPAQLPAGEENRIQLEL encoded by the coding sequence ATGACAAAACAGCCCAGCTGGCATGAAGGTGAAATCTTCCTTCAGGATAAGGTTGGCGTCACCGAGCGCATGGCGGAAGTCGGCCAGCGGGTGATACGCGATTACATGCCCGAGCAGCATCGCGACTTCTACGCTCATTTGCCTTTTATCGTCGCAGGCAGCGTCTCCCCGAGCGGCGAAGCATGGGCAACCCTTCTGGAAGGCGAGCCCGGCTTTATCACCTCCCCTACGCCAACAACTCTGACGATAGCAGCACGACTAGCTGACGGAGATCCGGCCACCGAAGGGATGAGTCACCGCGCCTGCATAGGCCTGTTGGGTATAGAGCTCCATACCCGCCGACGTAACCGAATGAATGGTACTTTGCTGCAGACGAGCGACGGCTTCGAGGTTGAAGTCGAGCAGAGCTTTGGTAACTGCCCGCGCTATATTCAGCTGCGAGAGTTCACTTTCGCGCACGAACCGGGCGGCCATACCAGCGGGTCAGTTGAAACACTTTCAGAAGCAGATGAGGAGGCCCGCAGCCTTATCCAGACGGCGGACGCTTTTTTTGTCGCCTCCTGGACCGAAAGGGACGGTAAGCGGCAGGCCGATGTTTCGCACCGCGGCGGCAAACCGGGCTTTATCCGAATGAGCGACGACGGCACGCTGACCATTCCAGACTTCAACGGCAACCTCTTTTTCGCCACGCTCGGTAACCTCCTGCTCAACGGCCAGGCGGGCCTGCTGTTCGTGGATTTTAACAGCGGCGATATGCTGCAAATGTCCGGCGAAGCGGCAGTAATTCTGGATTCAGCGGAAATCGCCGCGTTCCAGGGTGCCGAGCGGCTTTGGACGTTTAAAGCGCGCCGTATTGTACGCCGCCGCAACGCGCTGGCGCTGCGCTGGAGATTTGAGGATAAAGGCGCGTCTCCCCATTCGCTGATGACAGGCAGCTGGCAGGAGGCGGCGAGCAGGATAAAAGCGGCAGAGTTGGCAACGCGCTGGCGACCTTTTCAGGTGGTAAAGATTGCCGATGAGAGCCGCTCGATCCGCTCTTTTTATCTTCAACCCGGCGATGGCGCAGGCATGCTCCCCCACCTCGCCGGGCAGCATCTGCCTGTTTGCGTGAAAATTCTCAACGCAGAAAGGCCGGTTATTCGCACCTACACGATTTCCTCAGCCCCATCGGATGGTTTTTACCGCATCAGCGTTAAGCGGGATGGCAGCGTGTCTCGCCACCTGCATAACGACGTTTCCGTTGGCGATATTATTGACGTCCTTGCTCCGGCGGGTAATTTTACCCTTAACGCCCACGAGCAACGCCCTGCTGTGCTGCTGGCAGGGGGCGTTGGCATTACCCCGATGATCGCTATGCTTCGGCACATCGTCTATGAAGGGCTGCGCAAACAGCGTATTCGACAAACGTTCTTATTCCAGTCTGCAAGGCAGGCTGAAGATCTCTCTTTTACCGGTGAACTTAATGAGCTGGTTACGGCGGCGAAAGGGGCCGTGCAGGTGATACGAGTGCTGAGTCAGCCTGACGGCGCTCAGCACGCAGTGGAGTATGATGTTCATGGCCGTATCGATATGCCGTTGCTGACGAGCCGTCTGCCGTTTAACGACTACGATTTTTATCTTTGTGGTCCAGCTGCGTTCACTCAGTCTCTTTATGAAGGGCTGCGGAAATACAACGTCAGCGATAACAGAATCCATGCAGAAGCCTTTGGTCCTTCATCGCTGGTACGCTCGACAGAGCACGCAGCCCTAAAACCCGACGCCCCTCCTCCATCCACCAGCCCCGTGCCGGTCGCTTTTATGCATTCGCTGAAAGAGGCTCGATGGATGCCGGATTCAGGTTCACTTTTAGAGCTGGCCGAAGCTCGCGGATTAAGCCCGGAGTTTAGCTGCCGGGAAGGCCACTGCGGAAGCTGCCGGACTAAGCTGCTTAAAGGCTCGGTGACCTACCTTAAAACGCCATCGGCAAGCAGAGGGCAAGATGAAGTCCTGATTTGCTGCGCAGTCCCGGCCCAGTTGCCCGCGGGCGAAGAAAACCGCATTCAGCTTGAGCTGTAA
- a CDS encoding glutathione S-transferase family protein yields MKLYSFPLSGHAHRARLFISLLGLPHEIVELDLKAGANKQPEYLALNPFGQVPLLDDDGTLIPDSNAILVYLAKKSGQSSWLPDDPQGAAAVQRWLSVAAGDLAFGPAAARLVTVFGAKFNPEEVIARAHVVLGRIEQHLTNREWLVGDHPTIADVAIYSYTSSAPEGNVDLSGYPAVNAFLRRIEALPGFVPFVKTAAGLNAVA; encoded by the coding sequence ATGAAACTCTATAGCTTTCCTCTGTCAGGCCATGCCCACCGCGCACGCTTATTCATTTCCCTGCTCGGCCTCCCCCATGAAATTGTTGAGCTGGATCTGAAAGCCGGTGCCAACAAACAGCCGGAATACCTGGCGCTTAACCCGTTTGGGCAGGTACCTCTGCTGGACGATGACGGTACGCTGATCCCAGACTCCAACGCCATTCTTGTCTACCTGGCCAAAAAGAGCGGCCAAAGCAGCTGGCTGCCGGACGATCCGCAGGGCGCAGCAGCCGTCCAGCGCTGGCTTTCCGTCGCAGCAGGCGATCTTGCTTTCGGCCCGGCCGCCGCGCGTCTGGTGACGGTTTTTGGCGCAAAGTTCAATCCTGAAGAGGTGATTGCCCGCGCTCACGTCGTTCTGGGGCGTATTGAGCAGCATCTTACCAACCGCGAATGGCTGGTAGGCGACCACCCGACCATCGCCGACGTGGCTATTTACAGCTATACCTCCAGCGCGCCTGAGGGCAATGTAGACCTCTCCGGCTATCCAGCTGTGAACGCTTTCCTGCGCCGTATCGAAGCGCTGCCGGGATTTGTCCCCTTCGTTAAAACCGCCGCAGGCCTTAACGCCGTAGCTTAA
- the ppiA gene encoding peptidylprolyl isomerase A gives MLKSTLAAVAAVFALSALSPAALAAKGDPHVLLTTSAGNIELELNSQKAPVSVKNFVDYVNSGFYNNTTFHRVIPGFMIQGGGFTEDMNQKQPNPPIKNEADNGLRNTRGTISMARTADKDSATSQFFINVADNAFLDYGQRDFGYAVFGKVVKGLDVADKISQAPSHDVGPYQNVPSKPIVILSAKVLP, from the coding sequence ATGCTCAAATCGACACTGGCGGCCGTTGCAGCTGTATTCGCCCTCTCTGCGCTTTCTCCTGCGGCGCTGGCTGCTAAAGGCGACCCGCACGTCCTGTTGACCACCTCGGCTGGCAATATTGAGCTTGAGTTAAATAGCCAAAAAGCGCCGGTTTCGGTGAAAAACTTTGTGGATTACGTCAACAGCGGTTTTTATAACAACACCACCTTCCACCGCGTGATCCCGGGCTTTATGATTCAGGGTGGCGGCTTCACCGAAGATATGAATCAGAAGCAGCCTAACCCGCCTATCAAAAATGAAGCTGACAACGGCCTGCGTAACACCCGCGGGACTATCTCCATGGCTCGTACCGCAGATAAAGACAGCGCAACCAGCCAGTTCTTTATCAACGTTGCCGATAACGCTTTCCTTGACTATGGCCAGCGCGACTTCGGGTACGCGGTATTTGGTAAAGTGGTAAAAGGTCTGGACGTTGCCGATAAGATTTCCCAGGCACCAAGCCATGACGTGGGGCCTTACCAGAATGTGCCTTCAAAACCTATCGTGATCCTTTCCGCAAAAGTTCTGCCTTAA
- the pabA gene encoding aminodeoxychorismate synthase component 2: MLLLIDNYDSFTWNLYQYFCELGEDVLVKRNDDIGLDDIERLAPEKLVISPGPCTPTEAGISLAAIKHFAGQLPILGVCLGHQAIAQAFGATIVRAEQVMHGKTSAINHSGSGVFRGLNNPLTVTRYHSLLVDPKTLPDSFEVTAWTDKQEIMGIRHRSLALEGVQFHPESILSEQGHALLANFLNR, translated from the coding sequence ATGCTACTGCTTATCGACAACTATGATTCCTTCACCTGGAACCTCTACCAGTATTTTTGTGAGCTGGGTGAAGACGTGCTGGTTAAGCGTAACGACGACATCGGGCTGGACGATATTGAGCGCCTGGCGCCGGAAAAGCTGGTTATCTCTCCCGGTCCCTGTACGCCAACCGAGGCTGGTATCTCTCTGGCAGCCATCAAACACTTCGCCGGCCAGCTCCCTATTCTGGGCGTTTGCCTCGGGCATCAGGCTATTGCGCAGGCTTTTGGCGCAACCATTGTGCGGGCAGAGCAGGTGATGCACGGCAAAACTTCCGCGATCAACCACAGCGGCAGCGGCGTATTTCGTGGGCTGAATAACCCGCTGACCGTAACCCGCTACCACTCGCTGCTCGTCGATCCTAAAACCCTGCCGGACAGTTTTGAAGTGACGGCCTGGACAGACAAGCAGGAAATCATGGGGATCCGTCACCGCTCGCTGGCGCTGGAGGGCGTGCAGTTCCACCCCGAAAGTATTCTCAGCGAGCAGGGGCATGCGCTGCTGGCAAATTTCCTTAATCGGTGA